A single region of the Eulemur rufifrons isolate Redbay chromosome 8, OSU_ERuf_1, whole genome shotgun sequence genome encodes:
- the TRAPPC3 gene encoding trafficking protein particle complex subunit 3 isoform X3: MGYNIGVRLIEDFLARSNVGRCHDFRETADVIAKVAFKMYLGITPSITNWSPAGDEFSLILENNPLVDFVELPDNHSSLIYSNLLCGVLRGALEMVQMAVEARFVQDTLKGDGVTEIRMRFIRRIEDNLPAGEE; this comes from the exons AT GGGCTATAATATTGGAGTCCGACTGATTGAAGATTTCTTGGCACGGTCAAATGTTGGGAGGTGCCACGACTTTCGGGAGACTGCAGATGTCATTGCCAAG GTGGCGTTCAAGATGTACTTGGGCATCACTCCAAGCATTACTAATTGGAGCCCAGCTGGTGACGAATTCTccctcattttggaaaataaccCCTTGGTGGACTTTGTGGAACTTCCTGATAACCACTCATCCCTTATTTATTCCAATCTCTTGTGTGGGGTGTTGCGGGGAGCCTTAGAGATG GTCCAGATGGCTGTGGAGGCCAGGTTTGTCCAGGATACCCTGAAAGGAGACGGTGTGACAGAAATCCGGATGAGGTTCATCAGGCGGATTGAGGACAATCTCCCAGCTGGAGAGGAATAA
- the TRAPPC3 gene encoding trafficking protein particle complex subunit 3 isoform X2 yields the protein MSRQANRGTESKKMSSELFTLTYGALVTQLCKDYENDEDVNKQLDKMGYNIGVRLIEDFLARSNVGRCHDFRETADVIAKVAFKMYLGITPSITNWSPAGDEFSLILENNPLVDFVELPDNHSSLIYSNLLCGVLRGALEMVQMAVEARFVQDTLKGDGVTEIRMRFIRRIEDNLPAGEE from the exons ATGTCGAGGCAGGCGAACCGTGGCACCGAGAGCAAGAAAATG AGCTCTGAGCTCTTCACTCTGACCTATGGGGCTCTGGTCACCCAGCTATGCAAGGACTATGAAAATGATGAAGACGTGAATAAACAGCTGGACAAAAT GGGCTATAATATTGGAGTCCGACTGATTGAAGATTTCTTGGCACGGTCAAATGTTGGGAGGTGCCACGACTTTCGGGAGACTGCAGATGTCATTGCCAAG GTGGCGTTCAAGATGTACTTGGGCATCACTCCAAGCATTACTAATTGGAGCCCAGCTGGTGACGAATTCTccctcattttggaaaataaccCCTTGGTGGACTTTGTGGAACTTCCTGATAACCACTCATCCCTTATTTATTCCAATCTCTTGTGTGGGGTGTTGCGGGGAGCCTTAGAGATG GTCCAGATGGCTGTGGAGGCCAGGTTTGTCCAGGATACCCTGAAAGGAGACGGTGTGACAGAAATCCGGATGAGGTTCATCAGGCGGATTGAGGACAATCTCCCAGCTGGAGAGGAATAA
- the TRAPPC3 gene encoding trafficking protein particle complex subunit 3 isoform X4 — MSRQANRGTESKKMVAFKMYLGITPSITNWSPAGDEFSLILENNPLVDFVELPDNHSSLIYSNLLCGVLRGALEMVQMAVEARFVQDTLKGDGVTEIRMRFIRRIEDNLPAGEE, encoded by the exons ATGTCGAGGCAGGCGAACCGTGGCACCGAGAGCAAGAAAATG GTGGCGTTCAAGATGTACTTGGGCATCACTCCAAGCATTACTAATTGGAGCCCAGCTGGTGACGAATTCTccctcattttggaaaataaccCCTTGGTGGACTTTGTGGAACTTCCTGATAACCACTCATCCCTTATTTATTCCAATCTCTTGTGTGGGGTGTTGCGGGGAGCCTTAGAGATG GTCCAGATGGCTGTGGAGGCCAGGTTTGTCCAGGATACCCTGAAAGGAGACGGTGTGACAGAAATCCGGATGAGGTTCATCAGGCGGATTGAGGACAATCTCCCAGCTGGAGAGGAATAA
- the TRAPPC3 gene encoding trafficking protein particle complex subunit 3 isoform X1 translates to MSRQANRGTESKKMSSELFTLTYGALVTQLCKDYENDEDVNKQLDKILFSNFFPRGYNIGVRLIEDFLARSNVGRCHDFRETADVIAKVAFKMYLGITPSITNWSPAGDEFSLILENNPLVDFVELPDNHSSLIYSNLLCGVLRGALEMVQMAVEARFVQDTLKGDGVTEIRMRFIRRIEDNLPAGEE, encoded by the exons ATGTCGAGGCAGGCGAACCGTGGCACCGAGAGCAAGAAAATG AGCTCTGAGCTCTTCACTCTGACCTATGGGGCTCTGGTCACCCAGCTATGCAAGGACTATGAAAATGATGAAGACGTGAATAAACAGCTGGACAAAAT TCTGTTCTCTAATTTCTTTCCCAGGGGCTATAATATTGGAGTCCGACTGATTGAAGATTTCTTGGCACGGTCAAATGTTGGGAGGTGCCACGACTTTCGGGAGACTGCAGATGTCATTGCCAAG GTGGCGTTCAAGATGTACTTGGGCATCACTCCAAGCATTACTAATTGGAGCCCAGCTGGTGACGAATTCTccctcattttggaaaataaccCCTTGGTGGACTTTGTGGAACTTCCTGATAACCACTCATCCCTTATTTATTCCAATCTCTTGTGTGGGGTGTTGCGGGGAGCCTTAGAGATG GTCCAGATGGCTGTGGAGGCCAGGTTTGTCCAGGATACCCTGAAAGGAGACGGTGTGACAGAAATCCGGATGAGGTTCATCAGGCGGATTGAGGACAATCTCCCAGCTGGAGAGGAATAA